The following are encoded together in the Adhaeribacter arboris genome:
- the trhO gene encoding oxygen-dependent tRNA uridine(34) hydroxylase TrhO: MKNYSILLYYCYTPIADPEAFREEHHRLCLSFNLRGRIIVASEGLNGTVSGLREDCEKYMAVLKADPRFAKIDFKVEASDKHAFAKLHVRHKPEMVHSKLYHLDPNKRTGIHLEPEEFKKMKDQDDVVVLDVRSDYEHSVGRFKNSVTLPIENFRDFPEKVEELKEKYPGKKILTYCTGGIKCEKASAFLLEQGFENVYQLHGGIIKYGLEAGGEDFEGKCYVFDNRITVDVNKVNPTVISKCYVCGTASDRMVNCANPECNIHVPMCQQCGETMHGACSDTCKEHPKVRPYDGSGYYQKELNGYNPLKGLKRTKVV, from the coding sequence ATGAAAAATTATAGTATTTTACTTTACTACTGTTACACCCCTATTGCTGATCCGGAAGCGTTCCGGGAAGAACACCACCGGCTTTGTCTGTCGTTCAATTTACGAGGCCGGATAATTGTAGCCTCCGAAGGCTTAAACGGAACAGTATCCGGCCTACGCGAAGACTGCGAAAAGTACATGGCAGTTTTAAAGGCTGATCCGCGTTTTGCTAAAATTGATTTTAAAGTAGAAGCTTCAGATAAACATGCTTTTGCCAAACTGCACGTGCGCCACAAACCCGAAATGGTGCACAGTAAATTATACCACCTTGATCCGAATAAGCGTACCGGAATTCATCTGGAACCGGAAGAATTTAAAAAAATGAAAGACCAGGACGACGTGGTGGTTCTGGATGTGCGCTCGGATTACGAGCATTCGGTGGGCCGGTTTAAAAATTCAGTAACTCTACCTATCGAAAATTTCCGCGATTTTCCGGAAAAAGTAGAGGAGCTAAAAGAAAAATACCCGGGCAAGAAAATATTGACCTATTGCACCGGCGGCATTAAATGCGAAAAAGCCAGCGCCTTTTTATTGGAGCAAGGATTCGAGAATGTGTACCAATTACACGGCGGCATCATTAAATACGGCCTCGAAGCTGGCGGCGAAGATTTTGAAGGCAAATGCTATGTGTTCGATAACCGGATAACGGTAGACGTAAACAAAGTAAACCCAACGGTTATTTCTAAATGCTACGTTTGTGGCACGGCCAGCGACCGGATGGTAAATTGTGCCAATCCGGAGTGCAATATTCATGTGCCCATGTGCCAACAATGCGGCGAAACCATGCATGGTGCCTGCTCCGATACGTGTAAAGAACACCCAAAAGTGCGGCCTTACGATGGCAGCGGTTATTACCAGAAAGAACTGAACGGTTATAATCCGCTTAAAGGTTTAAAACGAACGAAAGTAGTTTAA
- a CDS encoding DoxX family protein, giving the protein MSTTSLPNTKSSKGLHIVLWILQVALAGMFIMAGFMKLTTPVEQLGTQMAWVKDVSAGLVRFIGASELLGGLGLVLPSLLRIKPWLTPLAAIGLALIMFLAAIFHISRGETGALGINFILAALAIFIAWGRSKKAPIHTRNLQA; this is encoded by the coding sequence ATGAGTACTACTTCTTTACCAAACACAAAATCCTCGAAAGGATTACACATTGTTTTATGGATTTTGCAAGTGGCCCTGGCCGGTATGTTTATTATGGCCGGATTCATGAAACTGACTACTCCCGTAGAACAATTAGGAACTCAAATGGCTTGGGTGAAAGATGTATCCGCTGGCCTGGTACGTTTTATTGGCGCTTCCGAATTGCTCGGCGGGCTAGGGCTGGTATTGCCTTCTTTACTCAGAATTAAGCCTTGGCTAACTCCTTTAGCGGCTATCGGCCTTGCTTTAATTATGTTCCTGGCCGCCATTTTTCACATTTCACGAGGCGAAACCGGTGCGCTGGGCATAAACTTTATTTTGGCGGCGCTTGCTATTTTCATAGCTTGGGGCCGCTCTAAAAAGGCTCCTATTCATACAAGAAACCTCCAGGCTTAA
- a CDS encoding aspartate-semialdehyde dehydrogenase, giving the protein MKVAVVGATGLVGGEILKVLEERNFPVDEVLLVASEKSIGTKKTFKGKELTVMGVKDAIAAKPEIAIFSAGGSTSLAEAPNFAAAGITVIDNSSAWRMDPTKKLVVPEINAQELTKEDKIIANPNCSTIQMVVALNELHKAFKIKRIVVSTYQSVTGTGKKAVDQLMNERAGKEGEMAYPYKIDLNVIPHIDVFTENGYTKEEMKMVKETKKIFGDDSVKVTATTVRIPVMGGHSESVNVEFEKDFTLEEVYALLEKTPGVVVVDDVKNLKYPMPKDAHQKDEVLVGRVRLDETQDRTLNMWIVADNLRKGAATNAVQIAEYLLAHDLV; this is encoded by the coding sequence ATGAAAGTAGCAGTAGTAGGTGCCACCGGCCTGGTAGGCGGTGAAATCTTAAAAGTATTGGAGGAAAGAAATTTCCCCGTGGACGAAGTATTATTAGTAGCTTCTGAAAAATCCATTGGTACCAAGAAAACTTTTAAGGGTAAGGAACTGACTGTAATGGGCGTAAAAGATGCGATTGCGGCAAAACCGGAGATTGCAATTTTTTCGGCGGGAGGCAGCACTTCTTTAGCCGAGGCTCCTAATTTTGCCGCGGCTGGCATTACGGTAATTGATAATTCTTCGGCCTGGCGGATGGACCCCACCAAGAAATTGGTTGTACCCGAAATAAACGCCCAGGAATTAACGAAAGAAGATAAAATAATTGCCAACCCCAATTGCTCTACCATTCAGATGGTGGTGGCTTTGAATGAACTGCATAAAGCTTTTAAAATTAAGCGAATTGTGGTTTCTACGTATCAATCTGTAACAGGTACCGGTAAAAAAGCCGTGGACCAGCTGATGAACGAGCGCGCCGGTAAAGAAGGCGAAATGGCTTACCCCTATAAGATTGATTTAAACGTAATTCCGCACATTGATGTATTTACCGAAAACGGCTACACCAAAGAAGAAATGAAAATGGTGAAAGAAACCAAGAAAATCTTCGGCGACGATAGCGTAAAAGTTACGGCTACTACCGTCCGGATTCCGGTAATGGGCGGGCACTCCGAATCGGTGAATGTGGAATTTGAAAAAGATTTTACTTTAGAAGAGGTGTATGCTCTATTAGAAAAAACTCCGGGAGTAGTGGTAGTGGATGACGTAAAAAATTTGAAATATCCGATGCCCAAAGATGCTCACCAGAAAGATGAGGTATTGGTAGGCCGCGTGCGCTTAGATGAAACCCAGGATCGCACGTTAAATATGTGGATTGTGGCGGACAACCTGCGCAAAGGCGCCGCTACCAACGCGGTACAAATTGCCGAATATTTACTGGCGCATGATTTAGTGTAA
- a CDS encoding lysozyme inhibitor LprI family protein has translation MEKVLIVLFTCLVTCSFGQTQTEMNEEAYSNYQKADKELNGVYKNILVKYKTDKAFLANLKASQRIWISFRDAELKMKYPEREVGYYGSIHPVCQANYLEKLTRERTNHLRTWLNGVEEGDACSGSIQTK, from the coding sequence ATGGAAAAAGTGCTTATTGTTTTATTTACCTGCCTTGTAACTTGTTCTTTTGGTCAGACTCAAACTGAAATGAATGAAGAAGCTTATTCGAATTACCAGAAAGCCGATAAAGAATTAAATGGAGTTTATAAAAATATTCTGGTAAAATATAAAACAGACAAGGCATTTTTAGCTAATCTAAAAGCCTCTCAAAGAATCTGGATTAGTTTTAGAGATGCCGAACTAAAAATGAAATATCCGGAAAGAGAGGTTGGGTATTATGGGTCTATTCATCCTGTTTGTCAAGCAAATTATCTGGAAAAATTAACCCGGGAAAGAACAAATCATCTCCGGACTTGGCTGAATGGGGTAGAAGAAGGAGATGCTTGTTCCGGTTCTATTCAAACGAAGTAA
- a CDS encoding NeuD/PglB/VioB family sugar acetyltransferase, with protein sequence MQNPVIILGAQKLGIAALDIFLSNHVIVYCFLDDEVKLHQTEVNGITIMGTTDDPEFLKILGKKCEVFVAAEETATRKSLINLLKDEYQVIPVNAIHKFTSVSEHAWLGHGNLINAGAVVNANARINNNCIIHSNALVDSGAKIADFVQIGAGANVGSDVEVEESAFIGAGAVVVAGVKIGKKARVGAGAVVVADVPANQTVFGNPAQKV encoded by the coding sequence ATGCAGAATCCTGTAATTATATTAGGTGCCCAAAAACTGGGCATTGCCGCGCTGGATATTTTTCTAAGCAACCATGTAATTGTGTACTGCTTCCTGGACGACGAAGTGAAACTGCACCAAACGGAGGTAAACGGCATTACCATAATGGGTACCACCGACGACCCGGAATTTCTAAAGATTTTGGGCAAGAAATGCGAAGTTTTTGTAGCCGCCGAAGAAACTGCCACCCGCAAGAGTTTAATTAACTTGTTAAAAGACGAGTACCAGGTCATACCGGTAAATGCCATTCACAAGTTTACGTCGGTGTCAGAGCATGCCTGGCTGGGACACGGTAATTTAATAAACGCCGGCGCCGTGGTAAATGCCAATGCCCGCATAAACAATAATTGCATTATTCATTCTAATGCCTTAGTTGACTCCGGGGCGAAGATTGCCGATTTCGTGCAGATTGGCGCGGGTGCTAACGTGGGCTCTGACGTGGAAGTCGAGGAAAGTGCCTTTATCGGCGCGGGTGCCGTAGTAGTAGCCGGCGTAAAAATCGGGAAAAAAGCCCGGGTGGGAGCCGGCGCCGTAGTTGTAGCCGATGTTCCGGCGAATCAAACCGTTTTCGGCAACCCGGCACAAAAAGTTTAA
- a CDS encoding Pycsar system effector family protein yields METPLTLKIEQEIIKKANNYVLALFKEKLSKKYVYHNYKHTSDIVQEASILADAYQLPESEKEILLLAAWFHDTGYLDIYQGHEERSVEIATAFLQQENYPPAQIQRISSCILATKASVKPANLLEEILVDADISNIGKKTFFPNAELLRAEWEIFLNNFYTDAEWAQYQLDFLQATQFHTEAAQRRYNDQLAKNIQEQRDILVESTKKEKKAEKKKRKTFAQPKRGIETMFQSTYSNHMNLSSIADNKANMMISLNAIIMSVIITYLGAKTSVIGTEFTRNPILMIPVGILLLTTLGSVVSAIMSAQPEVTSFNIKPNKVQSKKINLLFFGNFTKLPLEDFQAGMYEIMREKDALYTNMITDIYYLGDVLAKKYRLLRISYTIFMIGLILTVIAFVIAISR; encoded by the coding sequence ATGGAAACGCCACTTACTTTAAAAATAGAACAAGAAATTATTAAGAAAGCGAATAACTATGTTTTGGCGCTTTTTAAAGAAAAACTTTCTAAGAAATACGTTTATCACAATTATAAACATACTTCGGATATCGTGCAGGAAGCTAGTATTCTGGCCGATGCGTACCAACTACCGGAATCAGAAAAAGAAATTTTGCTTTTAGCCGCCTGGTTTCACGATACGGGCTATTTAGATATTTACCAAGGTCACGAAGAACGCAGCGTGGAAATAGCTACCGCTTTTCTGCAACAAGAAAATTACCCGCCCGCTCAAATTCAACGTATTAGCTCTTGCATTTTAGCTACCAAAGCCAGCGTAAAACCCGCCAATTTGTTAGAAGAAATTTTGGTAGATGCGGATATTTCGAATATTGGCAAAAAAACTTTTTTCCCGAATGCAGAATTGCTGCGAGCCGAATGGGAAATCTTCTTGAATAATTTTTATACCGATGCGGAATGGGCGCAATACCAGCTCGACTTTTTACAAGCTACTCAGTTTCATACCGAAGCCGCGCAACGCCGGTACAACGACCAGTTAGCTAAAAATATACAAGAACAACGCGATATTCTGGTAGAAAGCACCAAAAAAGAGAAAAAGGCCGAAAAGAAAAAGCGTAAAACGTTTGCCCAGCCCAAACGCGGCATTGAAACCATGTTTCAGAGCACGTACAGCAACCACATGAACCTGAGTTCCATTGCGGATAATAAAGCCAATATGATGATAAGCCTCAATGCGATTATTATGTCGGTGATTATAACTTATTTAGGGGCTAAAACCTCGGTTATTGGTACGGAGTTTACCCGCAATCCTATTCTCATGATTCCGGTGGGCATTTTATTATTAACCACTTTGGGTTCGGTGGTATCGGCCATAATGTCGGCGCAGCCCGAAGTAACTAGTTTTAACATTAAGCCCAATAAAGTACAAAGTAAAAAAATAAACTTGTTGTTCTTCGGCAACTTTACCAAGCTGCCGCTCGAAGATTTTCAGGCGGGCATGTACGAAATTATGCGCGAGAAAGACGCCTTGTATACCAACATGATTACCGATATCTATTACCTGGGCGATGTACTGGCCAAAAAATACCGGCTATTGCGCATTTCCTACACTATTTTCATGATTGGGTTAATCCTTACCGTAATTGCCTTTGTGATTGCGATTAGCCGGTAA
- a CDS encoding lamin tail domain-containing protein, which produces MRKILLFFFLFYRFISFAQLQEDFTDGNFSQNPVWQGNVEAFIVNPAQQLQSNGPAVTGTQLQLTTASPSAVDVSWEFWAQLNFATSSSNYADVYLLSDSTNLAGKNSGYFVRLGGTADEVSLFRKDAGKTPVNIINGTDKTLASSTANTVRVKVTRSVAGQWELVADFSGKGTNFESQGTTTDSTYRRAAFFGILVKYSSANSKKFFFDDIRIRDTKAPSLLAINRTGPQTIDVIFSEAVELASAEAIGNYILNPTNVHPLTATRDPGNESLVHLTFADEFTNDTNTLTVNNVRDLYANAQTGPESRAFTYSRPVIALPGDVRITEILADYSPAVELPESEFFEMYNTSAKTFNLAGWKYSDATTSAGTFPAFSLRPGEYVIVCRTTDTLEFKTFGKVVGLKTFPALNDGGDAVELFDQTGKLIDKVNFTPAWYREASKAEGGWSLEMIDLQNPCVSSNNWVASTHPDGGTPGKENAVKANNPDNLPPTLLKAQIKSARELILTFNEKLDSALSVQPSYYTSNLGLKVDKVVVLSPDFTTVELTFNADWQPGKMYEIQVANIRDCSGNILANPVKTTFMLPEAAAPGDIVINEILFNPKSGGVDFVELVNRSVKYISLQNWQIGNMKADSALDARAITSEPMILAPQQYLVITTRPDIVQQHYPKAKSETLFKVSSLPSFPDEAGTVVLLTSDKQEIDRVTYHEDMHFKLINDVNGVSLERIRLEGPSIASNFYSAASNVGYATPGYRNSQVQEPATAAQVFSIKPKVFTPDGDGDQDFTTINYAAAKVGQVANITVYDANGRLIKNLVKNELLANQGFFQWDGTNNQQQKAPIGYYVLFIQLFNLQGNVQTFKETVVVGGRL; this is translated from the coding sequence ATGCGAAAAATTTTACTTTTCTTTTTCTTATTTTACAGATTTATCAGCTTCGCGCAGTTACAGGAAGATTTTACGGATGGAAATTTTTCGCAAAATCCGGTTTGGCAAGGTAACGTGGAAGCTTTTATTGTTAACCCGGCGCAGCAGTTACAGAGTAATGGCCCGGCGGTTACCGGTACCCAACTGCAATTAACTACGGCTTCGCCCTCGGCGGTAGATGTGTCCTGGGAATTTTGGGCGCAGCTTAATTTTGCTACTTCTTCCAGCAATTACGCCGATGTTTATTTGTTATCTGATTCCACCAACTTGGCCGGTAAAAACAGCGGTTATTTTGTTCGGCTTGGCGGCACCGCCGACGAAGTAAGCCTGTTCCGGAAAGATGCGGGCAAAACACCCGTGAACATTATTAACGGAACGGATAAAACCCTGGCAAGCAGTACAGCAAATACGGTAAGGGTAAAAGTAACGCGTAGTGTAGCCGGTCAATGGGAACTGGTCGCTGATTTTTCGGGGAAAGGCACTAACTTTGAATCGCAGGGAACCACTACCGATAGCACCTACCGGCGAGCCGCTTTTTTCGGTATTTTAGTAAAGTACTCCTCGGCTAATTCTAAAAAATTCTTCTTCGACGATATCCGAATCCGCGATACCAAAGCTCCTTCGTTGCTGGCTATTAATCGAACAGGCCCTCAGACCATAGACGTAATTTTTAGTGAAGCAGTAGAATTAGCGTCCGCCGAAGCAATTGGAAATTATATTCTTAACCCAACCAACGTGCATCCGCTTACTGCTACCCGCGACCCTGGCAACGAAAGTTTAGTGCATCTTACATTCGCTGATGAATTCACCAATGATACCAATACTTTAACGGTAAATAATGTCCGCGATTTGTACGCGAACGCTCAAACGGGGCCGGAGAGCCGTGCTTTTACTTATTCGCGACCGGTGATAGCCCTGCCCGGCGACGTGCGCATCACCGAAATTCTGGCGGATTATTCCCCAGCTGTAGAGTTACCGGAAAGTGAGTTTTTTGAGATGTATAATACCAGTGCTAAAACCTTTAACCTGGCCGGATGGAAGTACTCCGATGCTACCACCTCTGCCGGAACATTTCCGGCATTTTCTCTGCGTCCGGGGGAGTACGTCATTGTGTGCCGGACTACCGATACTTTAGAATTTAAAACTTTCGGTAAAGTAGTAGGATTAAAAACTTTTCCGGCTTTAAACGATGGCGGCGATGCCGTTGAATTGTTTGATCAAACGGGTAAATTAATTGACAAAGTAAATTTTACCCCAGCTTGGTACCGGGAGGCCAGCAAAGCGGAAGGCGGTTGGAGCCTAGAAATGATTGATTTGCAAAATCCCTGCGTTTCGAGTAACAATTGGGTAGCTAGTACCCATCCGGACGGCGGCACTCCCGGTAAAGAAAATGCGGTAAAAGCCAATAACCCCGATAACTTACCACCTACCTTGCTGAAAGCGCAAATCAAGTCGGCTAGGGAACTCATTCTTACCTTCAACGAAAAACTAGACAGTGCTCTTTCGGTACAACCCTCTTATTATACTAGTAATCTCGGTTTAAAGGTAGATAAAGTAGTTGTTTTAAGTCCGGATTTTACCACGGTAGAGTTAACATTTAACGCGGATTGGCAGCCGGGAAAAATGTATGAAATACAGGTAGCGAATATTCGCGATTGCAGTGGTAATATTTTAGCCAATCCGGTAAAAACTACTTTTATGTTGCCCGAAGCCGCTGCACCGGGTGATATTGTTATCAATGAAATTCTTTTTAACCCAAAGAGCGGCGGCGTTGATTTTGTGGAATTGGTAAACCGATCGGTTAAATATATCTCTTTACAAAACTGGCAAATTGGGAATATGAAGGCTGATTCGGCCCTTGATGCTCGGGCCATTACTTCTGAACCAATGATACTGGCTCCGCAGCAATATTTAGTAATCACTACGCGTCCAGACATTGTGCAGCAGCATTATCCTAAGGCAAAATCAGAAACCTTGTTTAAAGTAAGCAGTTTGCCTTCTTTCCCCGACGAAGCCGGTACAGTTGTATTATTAACATCAGATAAACAAGAAATAGATCGGGTTACTTACCACGAAGACATGCACTTTAAACTGATAAATGATGTAAACGGGGTGTCGTTGGAACGGATTCGGTTAGAGGGTCCGAGTATAGCCAGTAATTTCTATTCGGCAGCCAGTAATGTAGGGTACGCAACGCCTGGTTACCGCAACTCGCAGGTACAAGAACCGGCCACCGCGGCGCAGGTATTTTCCATTAAACCTAAAGTATTTACCCCGGATGGCGACGGCGATCAGGATTTTACTACCATTAACTACGCGGCGGCTAAAGTTGGCCAGGTAGCCAATATTACCGTTTATGATGCAAACGGTCGGTTAATCAAAAACCTGGTAAAAAACGAATTACTCGCCAATCAAGGTTTTTTTCAGTGGGATGGTACGAATAATCAACAGCAAAAAGCGCCCATTGGCTACTATGTTTTATTTATTCAGCTGTTTAACCTGCAAGGCAACGTTCAAACTTTTAAAGAAACGGTAGTAGTAGGAGGGCGGCTTTAA
- a CDS encoding nucleoside phosphorylase, with translation MPIAESELILNADGSVYHLNLLPEHISDTIITVGDPERVPRISKYFDSIEVEIAKREFVTHTGYYKGKRLTVLSTGMGTDNVEIVMNELDALVNIDLVSREVTDDPISLKIIRIGTSGSLQESIPVGSHLVTEYAIGLDPLMQFYPFVQTGYENTISSALQESLQLGYQPYCVKGSDILREQLGKDLITGNTLTCPGFYAPQGRVLRLELKDADLVTNFNRFKVDDFWLTNFEMETAGYYALGVMLGHEVVSLNAIVVNRITKQFDPNAEQTVENLITKTLDRLVAIS, from the coding sequence ATGCCTATTGCCGAATCAGAATTAATTTTAAACGCCGACGGAAGTGTTTACCATTTAAACTTATTACCCGAACATATTTCGGATACCATTATTACTGTGGGCGATCCGGAGCGCGTACCGCGGATAAGCAAATATTTTGATTCGATTGAAGTAGAAATAGCCAAGCGGGAGTTCGTAACGCATACGGGCTACTATAAAGGCAAACGCTTAACGGTGCTTTCCACGGGCATGGGCACCGATAACGTAGAAATTGTAATGAACGAACTCGATGCCCTGGTAAATATTGATTTAGTTTCGCGCGAAGTTACCGACGATCCCATTTCCCTGAAAATTATCCGGATTGGTACTTCCGGTTCTTTACAGGAATCTATTCCGGTGGGCAGCCATTTGGTAACCGAATACGCCATTGGTTTGGATCCGCTCATGCAATTTTACCCTTTCGTGCAAACCGGTTACGAAAATACCATTAGCAGCGCCCTCCAGGAAAGTCTGCAACTGGGCTATCAACCTTACTGCGTGAAAGGATCGGATATCTTACGGGAACAACTAGGTAAAGATTTAATTACGGGTAATACGCTTACGTGTCCGGGTTTTTATGCGCCGCAAGGCCGGGTGCTGCGCCTGGAGTTAAAAGATGCCGATTTAGTAACTAATTTCAACCGGTTTAAGGTAGACGATTTCTGGTTAACTAATTTTGAAATGGAAACTGCCGGTTATTACGCATTGGGCGTAATGCTGGGGCACGAAGTGGTGTCGTTAAATGCCATTGTGGTAAACCGAATCACCAAACAATTTGACCCAAACGCGGAACAAACGGTAGAGAATCTAATCACAAAAACCCTCGATCGCCTAGTTGCTATTTCTTAA
- a CDS encoding sulfite exporter TauE/SafE family protein has product MEILYLCFFAFLAGFIDSIVGGGGLIQTPAMLILLPQVPIASLLGTGKLAGISGTTAALLRYRRSVQIKWSNILPTAVAAFIFSFVGARTVSAIPTDMLRPVILVLLIGVAGYTFLRKDFGSFHAPRLSENKEKIYGVMVGLLIGFYDGFFGPGTGSFLIFIFIGLFGFNFLAASASAKVVNVATNLSALLYFAFTNQVLYQIGIPMAICNILGSTLGSRLAIQKGTGFIRVFFLIVVIAIIGKFAYDSFFKEFY; this is encoded by the coding sequence TTGGAAATACTTTACCTTTGTTTTTTTGCTTTTCTGGCGGGTTTTATTGATTCGATAGTAGGAGGCGGCGGCCTGATCCAAACGCCGGCCATGCTCATTTTACTGCCCCAGGTACCGATTGCCAGTTTGCTGGGCACCGGTAAATTAGCCGGAATTTCAGGTACTACCGCGGCATTATTGCGCTATCGCCGGAGCGTACAAATTAAATGGAGCAACATTTTACCTACGGCGGTAGCGGCATTTATTTTTTCTTTTGTCGGAGCGCGTACGGTGAGTGCTATTCCCACGGATATGCTGCGCCCGGTAATTTTAGTCTTATTAATTGGAGTAGCCGGTTATACCTTTCTGCGGAAAGATTTTGGTAGCTTTCATGCTCCTCGTTTATCGGAAAATAAGGAAAAAATATACGGGGTAATGGTAGGTTTACTAATTGGTTTTTACGACGGCTTTTTTGGCCCTGGCACTGGCAGTTTTTTGATATTTATTTTTATCGGCTTATTCGGGTTTAATTTTTTAGCCGCTTCGGCTTCGGCAAAGGTAGTAAATGTAGCCACTAACCTTTCGGCTTTGCTATATTTTGCTTTTACGAACCAGGTTTTATATCAAATTGGTATTCCGATGGCTATTTGCAATATTTTAGGATCAACGCTCGGTTCCCGGCTGGCTATACAAAAAGGTACTGGTTTTATCCGGGTGTTTTTTCTGATAGTGGTTATAGCTATCATCGGTAAATTTGCTTACGACAGCTTCTTTAAGGAATTCTACTAA
- a CDS encoding alpha/beta fold hydrolase gives MKGVDPQTVSDSGGSGKVLVFLHGFCESKEVWNAFCQPFRETYRVIALDLPGFGKNIAPQPGYSMEEAAAYVHKVLKALEIKKCALIGHSMGGYVALAFAEKHGNMVNGLCLFHSSALPDSKEKKAIRTKSIKFIKKNGVSVFMDAFTAPLFSPVNRKYFAKEIKMLTAMGKETPPEAVMGAMKGMRDRKKRIKVLKDARYQVLFIAGKDDQAITLEQTLAQCYLPAYSSVLFLAKTGHQGMFEKPLETRNALRSFAENSII, from the coding sequence ATGAAAGGAGTAGATCCACAAACTGTTTCGGATTCCGGTGGTTCGGGCAAGGTACTGGTGTTTTTACATGGCTTTTGCGAAAGTAAAGAAGTTTGGAACGCTTTCTGTCAGCCTTTCCGGGAAACGTACCGGGTAATTGCCCTAGATTTGCCGGGTTTTGGTAAAAATATAGCGCCGCAGCCAGGTTATTCTATGGAAGAAGCGGCAGCCTACGTTCATAAAGTTTTGAAAGCGTTGGAAATTAAAAAATGCGCCCTAATTGGACATTCCATGGGTGGTTACGTAGCCCTAGCCTTTGCCGAAAAACATGGCAATATGGTGAATGGCTTGTGTCTTTTTCATTCCAGCGCTTTACCCGATTCTAAAGAAAAGAAAGCTATCCGCACCAAGAGCATAAAATTTATTAAAAAGAATGGCGTTTCGGTTTTTATGGATGCTTTTACGGCGCCCTTGTTTTCGCCGGTAAATCGTAAGTACTTCGCGAAAGAAATAAAAATGCTCACCGCTATGGGCAAAGAAACCCCACCAGAGGCCGTAATGGGCGCCATGAAAGGCATGCGTGACCGGAAAAAACGAATTAAAGTTTTGAAAGATGCCCGGTATCAGGTATTATTTATCGCCGGGAAAGATGATCAGGCAATAACGCTGGAACAAACCTTGGCGCAATGTTATTTACCGGCTTATTCTAGTGTGCTTTTCCTGGCAAAAACCGGTCACCAGGGTATGTTCGAAAAGCCGCTGGAAACCCGTAATGCCTTGCGCAGCTTTGCCGAAAATAGTATAATCTGA
- a CDS encoding fasciclin domain-containing protein, translating into MAKAKMAKAGSEKGVMVGGAMMVPSKNIVENALGSSDHTTLVAAVKAAGLVETLSGTGPFTVFAPTNAAFEKLPAGTVDELVKPESKEKLTSILTYHVVPGALRAKDLKDGQTLKTVNGEMLTVSKKGGKVMINGANVSTPDVISSNGVTHVVDTVILPTK; encoded by the coding sequence ATGGCCAAAGCTAAAATGGCGAAAGCAGGTTCTGAAAAAGGAGTGATGGTAGGCGGTGCCATGATGGTGCCTTCTAAAAACATCGTGGAAAATGCATTGGGCTCCAGCGACCATACCACTTTAGTAGCCGCTGTAAAAGCAGCTGGTTTAGTAGAAACCCTTAGCGGAACCGGACCTTTTACGGTGTTTGCTCCTACTAACGCGGCTTTCGAGAAATTACCTGCCGGCACCGTCGACGAGCTGGTAAAACCGGAAAGCAAAGAAAAATTAACGTCTATCCTTACGTACCACGTGGTGCCGGGAGCTTTACGCGCCAAAGATTTAAAAGATGGACAAACCTTGAAAACGGTAAACGGCGAAATGCTTACGGTAAGTAAAAAAGGCGGTAAAGTAATGATTAACGGGGCAAATGTTTCTACTCCGGATGTTATTTCCAGCAACGGCGTTACTCATGTGGTAGATACCGTTATTTTACCAACTAAATAA